From Paenibacillus sp. FSL H8-0537:
TTAATGATGGAATACTTTCCCATGCTGTTTTTCTTCAGAAAAATAATATATTTCGTATGCGGCACCATTTCATTGTAGCCTGCTGCCTTTATTTTTGTTTTCATGCCATCGGCTTCCGTAATGATGCCAACAGGCTCAACGACTTCCAGCTGCTTCGTAACCACCCAGTCAACCGGCTGTTTAATAATTTTAAATAGCTCCACTTTTGTGAGGCTGTAAAAATCCTGCACCGTTCCATCACGGTAGTAGGTGGAATTTTGATCACGCTCCTCAAAGGATTGTACAGGTGCTCCAATAATAATCAGATCCGCCGCTTGCTCCAAATCCTTTAGCGAGTCATAAACCATATAACGTACGGACATTTCGATATCTCGCATTTTAGAGGTAGAGGCTTCTGAGGGAACCATGATCCTTGCTTCATCAATGGAATCTAATACAACTTTTTGAAATGAGCTGTATTGATAATTTATATATAAAGTGACAGCTAACACTAGGATAACGACAACATTCACAATCGAAATGATCTTTTTTTTCACAGTAAAAACTCCTTCCCAAGCCGGCTTGAGCTTATGATAAAATCATAGCAGAGGAGTGACAATTCATGGAATTCACCGAAATAAAAAAGGATCTATTCACGATGCCGGACACGTACAGCTTGGCCCACTGCATATCCTCCGATGCCAAAATGGGCGCGGGAATCGCCGTTTTATTCAGAAAGCATTTTAAGCTTAAATCCCTTCAAAATATGGCAGACAGCAGCCCCTTAATTATAGGAACTTGCTATAAAGTCGACAGAGCTTTAAATTTGGTTACCAAAGCGAAATATTTTCACAAGCCCACCTACCAAACGCTTACCCTAGCCATTGTATCCATGAGGGACATCTGCTTGCAAGAAGGCATTACCAAGCTGGCCATGCCGCAAATCGGCTGCGGACTCGATAAGCTCCAATGAGGCCAGGTAAGAGAAATAATTAAAGATGTTTTTGCCAAGACGGACATCGAAATTGTTATATGTACATTGTAAGATTAGAATAAAAAAAGCTGCCATTGCCAAAAAGCGCGCAACTGCCACCGTCCGTTTGCCCGTCTCCATCCGACGGGCAAACCACCTGTCATTCCAGTGCAATACCGCTGATTCTTATTTCTTGCGGCACACGGCCACGACGTACATCGGCTCGCAGCTTTTGAAGCGGCTGAGCGGAATCAGCTCATGTCCTTCCGACTGCAGCACCCGCTCCGGCTTCCGCCCCTGCTCCAGCTGGAACATTCGCCGCAGCCCATTCATCGCTGCCATACGGGAATCGTCGATGGGATTTTGTCCATACAGCTCCACAATATCGTAATGAAGCAGCAGCTCGCCTGCCAGCTCTGCTGTCCTATACTCAAATTGATGATAGGGATTGAATGGCCGCTCCTCAAAATAAAGCGCCGGATTCGTCACCGCCCGATTCGGTGTAGACACGATGAATAATCCCCCAGCCTTTAATACGCGCGCTGATTCCTTGATCCAAGCCGCCCCATCTGCAACATGCTCTATCGTTTCGAAAGACACCACTGCATCAAATACCTGCCCGTCAAATGGCAATTGCAGTACATCGCCTACCGCAAAAGATACATCTTCTCCGCCATAATCCCGCTTCGCCAGCTTCACCGACTGTTCGTCGATGTCGATGCCAACAACCTCGCTCGCCCCTGAACGTTTAAGCAGTGCAGCTCCATAGCCTGCCCCGCAAGCGGCATCCAGCACCCGCAGTCCGTCTACAAAATGTGATGCCAAGTTATAACGGGCAAGATGCTCCTCGTATACATCCTGATATTGCTGTTTAACCTCTCGATTTATTACAAGCCTTTCCCCACTGAAAACAACATCATTTTGCTCACGAATGCCCTGTTCATTTAGTTGATCATTCCCTGCGCCAGCTCCACCTATCTCTTCAGCTCCCTCTGCCAACCGCGCTTCGTCCTCTTGCGCCGCTTCCGAAACTGTACTCACCGTTGATAGCTCCTCTAGTTCCTCTATCGCAGCTTCATCGCTTACATAACTCGCAGTCGGCTCAATCGACGGCCTATCCTGCACAGCCCAGCCGTTTGGCGCTGTAATTGGCTTGGCGCGGCGGCCGAAAGCAAGCAGCTCGCTCGCTGTCAGCCTGCCTTTCAACTCCTCATTAGTCAGCGCAATTACCTGCTCCAGCCCCTCCACCACACGACGCTCCTGCTCAGCCAGCTCTTGACCGTCCTGCACAAGCGCAATCGCTGTCCGAACTAATCCAGCCTGCCCATACAATTCCCCCAGCTGCTCTGCGCCATATAGGCAGGCTGCCTGCTGCTGCGCACCGTGATTGCTTGGTGACAAATAATGACGTATATAGCGGTAATAGTGGCGATTAGCAAACGATCCGATCAGCCAACCTCCCGGCTTTAGAAGAGCCGCGAGCTGCTTCAACTGCTCCAAATTTCCATATTGATGGGCATCGCCAACAATAATGCCATCCATACTGTCTGCCTCGAGGCCCCAATCCTCCGACCGCTCCGTATCATACACTTTCACTCCGATGGCGGCAGCAACCTTCGCGGCACCAGGGTTTTTCTCCACCCCGAGCAGCTCTGCCCGCGGCAGCCGTTTCTTCAAGCGCAGCAGGGTTGCCCCGCAGCCACAGCCAATTTCCAGCAGCCTCGCGGGCGCCGCCCCTTCATAAGGCTCGAGCTGGGGCTCAATCAGCGACACCATATCCGAGCGAATGACGAGTGCCTCCGTCGGCTGAAAGCCCCATTTTTCCACAAAACGTCTGCGGTTGCTTTCATAGGCCGCTTGATACAAGGCAGGCTCCGCCTTGAAGCTCGCTCCTCCCCGATGATGGATGAACGTATCGTCGCAGAGCAGGAGCTTATAGCCAGCGAGCCGCAGCCGCAGCGAATAATCGTCATCCTCAAAATTTCCGATACCAAAGCTTTCATCCAGCCTACCAGCTGCCTCATACGCCGAGCGACGCAATAACAGGCAGAAGCCTACCAGCTTGGCACGCTCCTCCCATCTATGTGGTCCGTGATCGTTCCGCCTCAATTGGGCGAAAGCATCCAGCTCCTCCAAGGACGCATACTCCGCCGAAACCTCGCTCCAATAGGAGGCCGAATTCGTAACTGGACCTACTGCACCGACTTTGCTATCGCTAAGCAGCGCCTGCCTCAACCCTTCGAGCCAGCCGGGCGTCACAACGGTGTCGTTGTTAAGCAGCAGCAGATGGCTCCCTATCGCTTGCTCTAGCCCCTGATTGCAGCCCCTTGGAAAGCCTTCATTTTCCGCATTGGTGGTCACTCGCATATCAGGCTGATCCAACGCCCATTGAACCGTTCCATCGTCGGAGCCATTATCGATTAACAGTATTTCATAGCTTCCTGCTTCCGTATGCTTGCGTATGCTGTCCACACATTGTTTTGTATAATCCAACTGGTTGCGGGTAACCAAAATAATGCTCGTTATTTCCTTCGTCTGCCCCTCCACTGATCCCTCTCCTTCATATACTCAATAGCCTTTTGCTCATTCCTTCAGCATATGTGCGCAGCAGGCGATCAGTATAGGCGGAAGGCGCTCTGCCGATTTCAGCGCATGCTTCCAGACGCATCGGTCATACTAATGCAGGGATAGACCCACAAAGGAGGTGCGGCACAATGGAAAACAACACCCATAAAGGCAACTACAAAGGCACGACCAAAACACACGCAAAAAATCAGGATATGGCCTTCGTAAACGACAATATCAAAGACACGAAATCCGTCTCCAACTTCTCCGACAAAAAGCAAAAAACGGATTAACGTTCCACGCATCCGGTAAAAAAAGAAAACGGAAGAGCGGTCAGACACTTCCTCGTCTGCCCCTAAGCTCTTCCGTTTTTAAGACCGTTTCTAATAAATGCTGCGCCTTTGTGCAGCTTAGCTGCAGGTTAATTCCGAATCGGCGCTTCCTTCAAATCCGCTCGCGTTTGCAGGTAACGGAAAAATGCCGTTGCTGCCTCTGCTCGCGTCACTTTACGCTCCGGAAGGAAGCTCCCGTCCGACAGCGACATAATATTCAGGCCGACCACGATTGCCGCCTGGCCTTTTTTCTCTGTTTTGTCCGCATCCTTAAAATTAATATTAAACAGCTGGTCATAATTCGCCAGCGTATTGTAGCCCAATGCCCGCACGATCAGCTCGGCCATTTCCTCACGGTCTACCTCACCCGCCGGATTAAAGGTGCCATCGCCAATATCAATCAGGTTTTGCTCAAGAGCGCTTTGAACATACACATAATAGCCTGATCCTTTCGCCACATCGTTAAATGCCACACTGCCCGCCTCCGCGTTCGCCATTACAATCGGGCCGCGGCCGCTGTTCATGGCAAGCACGAGCATTTTAATCAATTCGCCGCGTGTCACAATTGCATTTGGACGGACCTTGCCATCCTTCACATCCAGCGCCTTGTAAGCAACCATCAGCTCCAGCTGGCGCTGCGCCCAGTGGCCCTCCACATCAAGCGCCTTAGGCTTCTCGAGCGCCGTAACCTCTCCACTTTCGCGATTCCGCCATTGCCCGCTTTGGGCATCCAAAAATACGGATTCATCAATGGCAGCGGGCACAAGGCGGTAAACAAGCTTTACATCTGTCTTGCTTTCCACCTGTTCGGAATCTAGTTCACCGGCAGCCAGCATCAGGTTGTATTTTTCGATAGGGATCGGCTGGCCTTGCAGGGAATATTCCCGCTCTACATAATACGTCAGTTCTGTGCGATAGTAGGTGAGCCACTTTTCAATCGCTTCCGTTTTCTCGATGACCTTTGGGGCTTGCGCCGGGTAGTCGAAGGAAGCGAACTGGGCATCATACATCGTCACTTCGTTCGTCCGGGCATCCACATTAACATTGACCCGATCATAGGACACCGTCGCTCCCTGAATTTTACGAACAAAAGAAATGTAGTAGGAAGTAATCGTTCCGGCAGGCGCCTCGCTGTACTTCGCCCGATCAGGCTTTACAACGTACAGCTGGGCTGCCGCCCATGGAAGCTGCTTTTTAACCGTATCTATTGCGATTTTCTCCGCCTGCTCGTAGGACAGGGAAGGCTTCACCGACGTATCCCCGCCATCGTAGGCATAGGCGTAATAGCTGCGAATAATCCCCGTCTTGCTATCTACGGTTGCCGATACAGAGCCCGTCTCTCTGGCTCCGCTTTTCGTCGTCCAATTGAGGTTCCAATACGATTCGTTATGGCCTGTTGTATCGTCGCTGTACTCATTGTAGCTCGTATTTGACAGCACAGCGCCTGTTGGCAGCTTGAAAGTCGACTCTACGAGTGCAACCGCCTGTTTATCGGTCAAATTGCCCGCTTTTGGCGCTTCGCCGAGTGCTGCTGGGGCAATTGGCGTTGCAGATACGCTGCTTGTCTGATCATATAGCTTCTTAATAAGCGAGCCGTCTAGTGCATTTACCGCCAAGCCGCCCATCTCGTAGCTAAGCAGAGGGGTGTGCTGGCCTTCTGGACTATAAGGCACAATATATTGCAGCTCTGGCTGGGCAAGCTCGCGAAGCTTCGCATTTGCCTGCGCTAGCGTAATGCGCGAGTCTGCTTTTGGGAACTGCAGCGTATCGTCCCATTGCAATTTATAATTGGTAATATGGCCTTCACTGTCCACATCGAGTTCAATATAGTTGTCTACATAAGGAATGTCGTTAACCATTCGGTCATAACGAATATTATGAACAACCTCGCCTGTCAGCGGGGGAAGCACCTGCGCCCCGTATTCGGGATTGTAGCGCACCTGTCCTACGTAATCTGCTGCAATTTGCTTCATGAAGGAAGCAGCAATATCCTGGGCAGCCGCACGCTCTACCTTGAGCGGATACGTCGGCTTGGAGCTAGGATTGTCTATATAGGAATTAAAGGACAGCAACTGGCCGCCGTCAGCATCAATTTGAACATAAATGCTGCCCTTATGCTTGCCGTTTACTTTCTTGACGAAATCAAGACCCCAAACATTACGTTTGCCCTGTGCCAGCACGCTGACCGCCAAAGAAGCGCCCTGCAGCGTGTATTCCTTCGGGATGCTCACAAGCTCGCGCGCCAGCTTCTCTGCCTTATCCTTCGAAACCGATACATTCGCCGCAGAATCCATCGAACCCTCCCCGGAAATATTGTCTGCCAGAGTAGTCTGGCGATCAATCGTCACCT
This genomic window contains:
- a CDS encoding S-layer homology domain-containing protein, yielding MGSKQRLIAFVALVAITSSVPTAAFANGAKVTIDRQTTLADNISGEGSMDSAANVSVSKDKAEKLARELVSIPKEYTLQGASLAVSVLAQGKRNVWGLDFVKKVNGKHKGSIYVQIDADGGQLLSFNSYIDNPSSKPTYPLKVERAAAQDIAASFMKQIAADYVGQVRYNPEYGAQVLPPLTGEVVHNIRYDRMVNDIPYVDNYIELDVDSEGHITNYKLQWDDTLQFPKADSRITLAQANAKLRELAQPELQYIVPYSPEGQHTPLLSYEMGGLAVNALDGSLIKKLYDQTSSVSATPIAPAALGEAPKAGNLTDKQAVALVESTFKLPTGAVLSNTSYNEYSDDTTGHNESYWNLNWTTKSGARETGSVSATVDSKTGIIRSYYAYAYDGGDTSVKPSLSYEQAEKIAIDTVKKQLPWAAAQLYVVKPDRAKYSEAPAGTITSYYISFVRKIQGATVSYDRVNVNVDARTNEVTMYDAQFASFDYPAQAPKVIEKTEAIEKWLTYYRTELTYYVEREYSLQGQPIPIEKYNLMLAAGELDSEQVESKTDVKLVYRLVPAAIDESVFLDAQSGQWRNRESGEVTALEKPKALDVEGHWAQRQLELMVAYKALDVKDGKVRPNAIVTRGELIKMLVLAMNSGRGPIVMANAEAGSVAFNDVAKGSGYYVYVQSALEQNLIDIGDGTFNPAGEVDREEMAELIVRALGYNTLANYDQLFNINFKDADKTEKKGQAAIVVGLNIMSLSDGSFLPERKVTRAEAATAFFRYLQTRADLKEAPIRN
- a CDS encoding macro domain-containing protein, with protein sequence MEFTEIKKDLFTMPDTYSLAHCISSDAKMGAGIAVLFRKHFKLKSLQNMADSSPLIIGTCYKVDRALNLVTKAKYFHKPTYQTLTLAIVSMRDICLQEGITKLAMPQIGCGLDKLQ
- a CDS encoding methyltransferase domain-containing protein, yielding MEGQTKEITSIILVTRNQLDYTKQCVDSIRKHTEAGSYEILLIDNGSDDGTVQWALDQPDMRVTTNAENEGFPRGCNQGLEQAIGSHLLLLNNDTVVTPGWLEGLRQALLSDSKVGAVGPVTNSASYWSEVSAEYASLEELDAFAQLRRNDHGPHRWEERAKLVGFCLLLRRSAYEAAGRLDESFGIGNFEDDDYSLRLRLAGYKLLLCDDTFIHHRGGASFKAEPALYQAAYESNRRRFVEKWGFQPTEALVIRSDMVSLIEPQLEPYEGAAPARLLEIGCGCGATLLRLKKRLPRAELLGVEKNPGAAKVAAAIGVKVYDTERSEDWGLEADSMDGIIVGDAHQYGNLEQLKQLAALLKPGGWLIGSFANRHYYRYIRHYLSPSNHGAQQQAACLYGAEQLGELYGQAGLVRTAIALVQDGQELAEQERRVVEGLEQVIALTNEELKGRLTASELLAFGRRAKPITAPNGWAVQDRPSIEPTASYVSDEAAIEELEELSTVSTVSEAAQEDEARLAEGAEEIGGAGAGNDQLNEQGIREQNDVVFSGERLVINREVKQQYQDVYEEHLARYNLASHFVDGLRVLDAACGAGYGAALLKRSGASEVVGIDIDEQSVKLAKRDYGGEDVSFAVGDVLQLPFDGQVFDAVVSFETIEHVADGAAWIKESARVLKAGGLFIVSTPNRAVTNPALYFEERPFNPYHQFEYRTAELAGELLLHYDIVELYGQNPIDDSRMAAMNGLRRMFQLEQGRKPERVLQSEGHELIPLSRFKSCEPMYVVAVCRKK